One Hordeum vulgare subsp. vulgare chromosome 4H, MorexV3_pseudomolecules_assembly, whole genome shotgun sequence DNA window includes the following coding sequences:
- the LOC123450438 gene encoding probable trehalose-phosphate phosphatase 2 gives MFSTPPRPSSYAPTSGPSLLLATPCGRAQHGRQRCRAFRPPSDAGVRELALCSTTPRPFFVYAGAGALLLPCDALRILSASLASKASRSSMATVPWSRLCTRLSPGTGKRVHGSSWPDSTTAPDLADYPSPGIPSPAGYSTQGKKDPQPPAEGKIPSSSTAALAAEHPHVTLWEWWLVRLKGEERKLAVSGFTEKNDLFTSASIAQRYESLTLQDEDGVVMRAAVRHVASLFPTAIISGRSRDNVFDFVKLTELYYAGSNGMDIMGPIRKSESNGQHVQCVRSTDSEGKEVNLFQPASEFLPMIVVVFENLRESIKDIDGARMEDNKFCVSVLYRNVAPHDYETVHQRVTVVLKDYPCLRLTHGRKVLDVRPVIDWNKGKAVEFFLESLGLSESDDVLPIYVVDDKTDEDAFKVLKANNHGFGILVSCVPKDN, from the exons ATGTTCTCTACTCCGCCCCGCCCTTCTTCGTATGCGCCGACGTCGGggccctccctcctccttgcgacGCCGTGTGGTCGAGCTCAGCATGGTCGCCAGCGATGCCGAGCCTTCCGTCCTCCTTCGGACGCGGGGGTTCGTGAGCTGGCCCTATGCTCTACCACGCCCCGCCCCTTCTTCGTCTACGCCGGTGCCGGGGCCCTCCTTCTTCCATGCGACGCCTTGCGGATCCTGTCGGCGAGCTTGGCGTCGAAGGCGTCGAGGTCCTCGATGGCGACGGTGCCATGGTCGCGGTTGTGCACGAGGCTCTCGCCGGGGACAGGGAAACGCGTACACGGATCATCCTGGCCCGattcgacaacggcgccagatctGGCAGACTACCCATCGCCAGGAATCCCGTCGCCGGCAGGTTACTCCACCCAGGGCAAGAAAGACCCGCAACCCCCCGCCGAGGGCAAGATCCCGTCGTCGTCAACCGCagccctcgccgccgagcacccacaC GTCACGTTGTGGGAGTGGTGGCTGGTGAGGCTGAAAGGGGAAGAGCGAAAGCTCGCTGTTTCCGGCTTCACTGAAAA GAATGACCTATTCACTTCTGCATCCATAGCACAGCGTTATGAGTCTCTCACGCTCCAAGATGAAGATGGGGTTGTG ATGCGTGCTGCTGTGAGGCATGTCGCATCACTTTTCCCGACTGCAATCATTAGCGGAAGATCTCGTGACAAT GTATTTGACTTTGTGAAACTAACTGAACTGTACTATGCTGGAAGTAATGGAATGGACATCATGGGGCCTATTAGGAAGTCTGAGTCCAATGGCCAGCATGTGCAATGTGTTAGGTCCACTGATTCAGAG GGTAAAGaggtcaatctcttccaacctgcaAGTGAGTTTTTACCTATGATAGTTGTG GTGTTCGAAAATCTTAGAGAGAGTATAAAGGACATCGATGGTGCAAGGATGGAAGATAACAAGTTCTGCGTGTCTGTGCTTTACCGGAACGTTGCACCACAT GACTATGAAACAGTTCATCAGCGTGTAACTGTTGTTCTGAAGGACTACCCTTGTCTTAGGCTTACCCATGGGAGGAAG GTTCTTGACGTTCGCCCTGTCATTGACTGGAACAAGGGGAAAGCTGTGGAATTTTTTCTTGAATCACTTGGACTAAGCGAGAGTGACGATGTTCTTCCCATCTATGTTGTAGATGACAAGACTGACGAAGATGCATTCAAG GTTCTGAAGGCAAACAACCATGGCTTTGGAATTCTGGTTTCATGTGTGCCCAAGGACAATTGA